A single Rhopalosiphum padi isolate XX-2018 chromosome 4, ASM2088224v1, whole genome shotgun sequence DNA region contains:
- the LOC132930318 gene encoding regulating synaptic membrane exocytosis protein 2 isoform X7, with protein sequence MTAVPAHGTTHIAPSLCRVVALLSAVCWCWVLRMAAEMPDLSHLTPEEREIIESVVHRQKQEEQKEQEIMRRKQEEVILLEEKIRQRSEQQKKAGVELDATCHICLKTKFADGVGHLCNYCGIRCCARCGGKVTLRSSKVIWVCILCRKKQELLSKSGEWINHGMAAAGSDPSRRSEVSSPCMMSDKRPKLERAHSAVEKENVPLLQRSNSLLRRQYSQQEPSSRKEQEHELTDEYYRTGHDDYYRGGQLEGVSHRTGTGNQSSRSSHHQPPLHQFGPAAVDCKQSLMGGRGGPGAVPVRKHKRPGNTMPPDRLHQQQHQQHQHQHQRISFSSSEEEELRSTSECTSCDEHESEKAIYRKMGTINGLRRKKTVRFDHRHHQTTQQTSKDSGFDTGSSIFTSNDDPIYLGDIKQPMSWQRSPDNKFLIGHMVLNKSVWETPISPSSSAAAMLGLKITGGKFLSATGRRCAIIDRVRKGSTADMEGNLKPGDEVLEWNGCLLQGKTQKEVSDIISESKHLPQIELKVSRSILPRRASYGTPTKGLYDLRKDKPYVMVTSPGSPEHLASNPARVLRASKSVSGPNSLHVGGKIQVKLGFDPQSLKLVVTIMAASSLVPRSDGSPRSAYAKVCLLPDTSEKSKRRTKTIMNSTDPKWNQNFSFTTMRRSDLKFKVLQISLWDYDNNPTNQFLGEVLIELGIKKLENLAEWYPLTAHQEITGEGGVSIGDYDMEYSGEHLSPPSTLSRQSDSDASDVDDCCSGRRVGADGASISSLGSSISPPPDYDHLDRRKSRRDMSPLQKSYVYGTTIEKKYGYEVSLKQQSVPIRPTTSVSHRSRSAAPTDSPSQHSRSRSKSPTMLSDRRSLSPPDYRYPGGVQSYRQGPSRFLARSATATPTSTPKKRQLPQIPGTMPSSLDERIPYYFDDQTSSVRRRTRQMQPRRIQSRTGGLGRLHHYGGLSDSDIPMQQLRSLTPPHVRGSMMSRGETGDTCDIDDSDSVISSALSTQSEQPRSTIFCDYGASHSRSGSQQSPVMAPTTDSKRAQFSRSLSNADVQTDNITDSGSSGKRRGDSSSLTESAGKSSASGTNSSTSGMGKKSASASQLSATGRKRRLGFGSKGKSSFTVHRSEEVLPGASRPLVKQPSSVSSDGEASQDGERLIIAGQSTEGEVTTFIGKLGPGQKVSRQILGTPYRGDVKIGFNFFVNFMEVTVFEAKDLINVKETKTKLPDTYVKVYLVKGKKCVEKHRTKTIKESLQPKYMEMLKFKSSPAGCLIQVSVWGDYGREKGRKVFMGVAVIYMDSITTSPGSSLTEWYRLFGSSSL encoded by the exons ATGACCGCCGTACCGGCGCACGGGACGACGCACATAGCACCGTCGTTGTGCCGGGTGGTGGCGCTTCTTAGTGCCGTGTGCTGGTGTTGGGTACTGAGAATGGCCGCCGAGATGCCGGACCTGTCGCACCTGACGCCCGAGGAACGGGAGATCATCGAGTCCGTAGTGCACAGGCAGAAACAGGAGGAACAAAAGGAACAGGAAATCATGAG GCGAAAGCAAGAAGAAGTAATTTTATTGGAAGAGAAAATTCGGCAACGTAGTGAACAACAAAAAAAGGCAGGCGTCGAGTTGGACGCAACTTGTCATATATGCCTGAAGACCAAATTTGCCGACGGTGTCGGACACCTGTGCAACTATTGCGGTATCAGATGTTGTGCCAGGTGTGGAGGCAAGGTTACCCTGCGTTCGAGCAAA GTGATATGGGTGTGCATATTGTGTCGGAAAAAACAAGAGCTTCTCAGTAAGTCTGGGGAATGGATCAACCACGGTATGGCGGCCGCGGGCAGCGACCCGTCCCGGCGGTCTGAGGTGTCATCGCCTTGTATGATGTCGGATAAGAGGCCCAAGCTCGAGAGGGCACACAGTGCAGTAGAGAAAGAGAATGTGCCACTGTTGCAGCGGTCCAATAGCCTCCTGCGGCGCCAATACTCCCAACAGGAGCCGTCCAGCCGGAAGGAGCAGGAACATGAACTGACCGACGAGTACTATCGCACA GGTCACGACGATTACTACCGTGGCGGTCAGCTGGAAGGTGTTTCGCACAGGACCGGAACCGGCAACCAGTCGTCCAGGTCTTCACACCACCAGCCCCCGCTGCACCAGTTCGGTCCGGCCGCGGTGGACTGTAAACAGTCGCTTATGGGGGGCCGTGGCGGTCCCGGTGCCGTGCCAGTGCGCAAGCACAAAAGGCCCGGGAACACGATGCCCCCCGATCGGCTACATCAGCAGCAGCATCAACAGCACCAGCACCAGCACCAACGCATCAGTTTTTCCAGTTCTGAGGAGGAGGAGTTGAGATCCACGTCCGAGTGCACTAGCTGCGATGAGCACGAAAGCGAAAAAG CAATTTACCGCAAGATGGGTACCATTAATGGACTAAGGCGAAAGAAAACTGTGCGGTTCGATCACCGACATCATCAAACGACACAACAAACGTCCAAAGACTCCGGATTTGACACCGGCAGTTCGATATTCACGTCCAATGACGACCCAATATACCTCGGCGACATTAAG CAACCGATGTCGTGGCAACGGAGCCCCGATAACAAGTTCTTGATAGGTCACATGGTGCTTAACAAGTCTGTTTGGGAGACCCCGATCAGCCCGTCTTCCAGCGCGGCCGCCATGTTGGGCCTGAAAATCACCGGCGGCAAATTCCTATCGGCCACCGGAAGGAGATGTGCGATTATCGATCGCGTCCGGAAAGGCAGTACAGCTGACATGGAGGGAAATTTGAAACCGG GAGACGAGGTGTTGGAATGGAATGGTTGTTTATTGCAAGGAAAAACACAAAAAGAAGTCTCGGATATTATTTCAGAATCAAAACATTTGCCTCAAATCGAGCTCAAAGTGTCCAGGTCAATACTTCCGAGAAGAGCAAGTTATGGCACTCCAACTaaag gCTTATATGATTTGCGTAAAGATAAACCTTATGTAATGGTGACTTCGCCGGGTAGTCCTGAGCATTTGGCTTCAAATCCAGCCCGGGTCTTAAGGGCTTCCAAAAGTGTTAGTGGACCGAATAGTTTACATGTCGGAGGGAAGATAcag GTCAAATTAGGTTTTGACCCGCAATCATTAAAGTTGGTCGTAACTATAATGGCCGCTTCAAGTCTGGTACCGCGGTCTGATGGTTCACCAAGATCAGCATACGCCAAAGTATGTCTTTTACCGGATACAAGTGAGAAATCCAAACGAAGGACTAAAACGATAATGAATTCCACTGATCCTAAATGGAAtcaaaatttttcatttacaacTATGAGAAGGTCTGATTTGAAGTTTAAAGTTCTTCAAATTTCGTTGTGGGATTATGATAATAACCCTACAAATCAATTTCTTGGAGAGGTACTAATCGAATtgggaataaaaaaattagaaaatttggCTGAATGGTATCCATTAACTGCACATCAAGAAATAAct GGAGAAGGTGGTGTTTCAATAGGTGATTATGATATGGAATACTCAGGAGAACACTTGTCTCCACCATCTACATTATCTCGACAATCAGATTCAGATGCTTCGGATGTTGATGATTGTTGTAGTGGACGACGAGTTGGAGCAGATGGCGCGTCTATAAGTAGCCTTGGTAGTTCTATAAG CCCGCCGCCTGATTATGATCATTTGGATCGGAGAAAAAGTCGTAGGGATATGTCACCACTGCAAAAGTCATATGTGTATGGCactacaattgaaaaaaaatatggatatGAAGTcagtttaaaa caGCAGTCCGTTCCAATTCGACCTACTACAAGTGTTAGTCATAGATCGAGATCTGCTGCACCAACTGATTCTCCTAGTCAACATTCCAGATCACGTTCAAAAAGTCCAACTATGCTCTCCGATAGAAGAAGTTTATCTCCACCAGACTATAGGTATCCCGGAGGTGTTCAAAGCTATAGACAAGGTCCTTCAAGATTCTTAGCTAGGTCAGCAACAGCTACTCCTACATCCACGCCAAAAAAACGTCAACTTCCCCAAATTCCAGGAACTATGCCTTCTTCTTTAGATGAACGAATTCCATAT tattttgaTGACCAAACGTCATCGGTCCGAAGAAGAACGAGACAAATGCAACCTCGAAGAATTCAGAGTAGAACAGGAGGCCTTGGTAGATTACACCATTATGGTGGATTAAGTGATAGTGATATACCTATGCAACAACTTCGGTCTCTGACACCTCCACATGTTAGAGGATCAATGATGTCCAGAGGAGAAACTGGTGATACTTGTGATATTGATGATAGCGATAGTGTTATCAGCAGTGCTTTATCTACGCAATCTGAACAGCCCAGATCAACGATATTTTG TGATTATGGAGCGTCGCACAGTAGATCTGGATCACAACAATCTCCCGTCATGGCACCAACAACCGATAGCAAGAGGGCTCAATTTTCACGGAGCCTATCTAATGCTGATGTACAGACAGATAACATAACCG ATTCTGGTAGTTCAGGAAAACGAAGAGGCGATTCGTCTTCCTTAACAGAAAGTGCCGGTAAAAGCTCAGCTTCTGGGACCAACTCTTCCACTTCTGGTATGGGCAAAAAAAGTGCGTCAGCTTCTCAATTATCAGCAACCG GGCGCAAGCGTAGGTTAGGTTTTGGTTCGAAAGGAAAATCTTCGTTTACGGTGCACAGAAGTGAAGAAGTGCTGCCTGGGGCAAGTCGCCCCCTCGTCAAACAGCCGTCCAGCGTTTCTAGTGACGGTGAAGCATCCCAAGACGGCGAAAGgttaataat CGCCGGCCAGTCCACCGAGGGCGAAGTGACTACGTTTATTGGTAAACTTGGACCAGGACAAAAAGTTAGTCGACAAATATTGGGGACTCCATATCGAGGTGACGTTAAAATCGGATTCAATTTTTTCGTTAACTTTATGGAAGTCACTGTTTTTGAAGCCAAGGATCTAATTAATGTTAAAGAAACGAAAACAAAGCTTccag ataCATATGTTAAAGTATACCTCGTGAAAGGCAAAAAATGTGTGGAAAAACATCgtacaaaaacaattaaagaGAGCTTGCAACCTAAGTACATGGAAATgctcaaatttaaaagttcCCCTGCAGGTTGTTTAATCCAG gTGTCGGTGTGGGGTGATTACGGACGCGAAAAAGGAAGAAAAGTATTTATGGGAGTGGCCGTAATTTATATGGATAGCATCACTACGAGTCCCGGATCGTCATTGACGGAATGGTACAGGCTGTTCGGATCGTCGTCGTTG TGA
- the LOC132930318 gene encoding regulating synaptic membrane exocytosis protein 2 isoform X9: MTAVPAHGTTHIAPSLCRVVALLSAVCWCWVLRMAAEMPDLSHLTPEEREIIESVVHRQKQEEQKEQEIMRRKQEEVILLEEKIRQRSEQQKKAGVELDATCHICLKTKFADGVGHLCNYCGIRCCARCGGKVTLRSSKVIWVCILCRKKQELLSKSGEWINHGMAAAGSDPSRRSEVSSPCMMSDKRPKLERAHSAVEKENVPLLQRSNSLLRRQYSQQEPSSRKEQEHELTDEYYRTGHDDYYRGGQLEGVSHRTGTGNQSSRSSHHQPPLHQFGPAAVDCKQSLMGGRGGPGAVPVRKHKRPGNTMPPDRLHQQQHQQHQHQHQRISFSSSEEEELRSTSECTSCDEHESEKAIYRKMGTINGLRRKKTVRFDHRHHQTTQQTSKDSGFDTGSSIFTSNDDPIYLGDIKQPMSWQRSPDNKFLIGHMVLNKSVWETPISPSSSAAAMLGLKITGGKFLSATGRRCAIIDRVRKGSTADMEGNLKPGDEVLEWNGCLLQGKTQKEVSDIISESKHLPQIELKVSRSILPRRASYGTPTKAKTSSMGLYDLRKDKPYVMVTSPGSPEHLASNPARVLRASKSVSGPNSLHVGGKIQVKLGFDPQSLKLVVTIMAASSLVPRSDGSPRSAYAKVCLLPDTSEKSKRRTKTIMNSTDPKWNQNFSFTTMRRSDLKFKVLQISLWDYDNNPTNQFLGEVLIELGIKKLENLAEWYPLTAHQEITGEGGVSIGDYDMEYSGEHLSPPSTLSRQSDSDASDVDDCCSGRRVGADGASISSLGSSISPPPDYDHLDRRKSRRDMSPLQKSYVYGTTIEKKYGYEVSLKQQSVPIRPTTSVSHRSRSAAPTDSPSQHSRSRSKSPTMLSDRRSLSPPDYRYPGGVQSYRQGPSRFLARSATATPTSTPKKRQLPQIPGTMPSSLDERIPYYFDDQTSSVRRRTRQMQPRRIQSRTGGLGRLHHYGGLSDSDIPMQQLRSLTPPHVRGSMMSRGETGDTCDIDDSDSVISSALSTQSEQPRSTIFCDYGASHSRSGSQQSPVMAPTTDSKRAQFSRSLSNADVQTDNITDSGSSGKRRGDSSSLTESAGKSSASGTNSSTSGMGKKSASASQLSATGRSSKGKRGSGGGGGGAQPNFKRSQEVAPGRQASLTSLSSDCPSSAGQSTEGEVTTFIGKLGPGQKVSRQILGTPYRGDVKIGFNFFVNFMEVTVFEAKDLINVKETKTKLPDTYVKVYLVKGKKCVEKHRTKTIKESLQPKYMEMLKFKSSPAGCLIQVSVWGDYGREKGRKVFMGVAVIYMDSITTSPGSSLTEWYRLFGSSSL; the protein is encoded by the exons ATGACCGCCGTACCGGCGCACGGGACGACGCACATAGCACCGTCGTTGTGCCGGGTGGTGGCGCTTCTTAGTGCCGTGTGCTGGTGTTGGGTACTGAGAATGGCCGCCGAGATGCCGGACCTGTCGCACCTGACGCCCGAGGAACGGGAGATCATCGAGTCCGTAGTGCACAGGCAGAAACAGGAGGAACAAAAGGAACAGGAAATCATGAG GCGAAAGCAAGAAGAAGTAATTTTATTGGAAGAGAAAATTCGGCAACGTAGTGAACAACAAAAAAAGGCAGGCGTCGAGTTGGACGCAACTTGTCATATATGCCTGAAGACCAAATTTGCCGACGGTGTCGGACACCTGTGCAACTATTGCGGTATCAGATGTTGTGCCAGGTGTGGAGGCAAGGTTACCCTGCGTTCGAGCAAA GTGATATGGGTGTGCATATTGTGTCGGAAAAAACAAGAGCTTCTCAGTAAGTCTGGGGAATGGATCAACCACGGTATGGCGGCCGCGGGCAGCGACCCGTCCCGGCGGTCTGAGGTGTCATCGCCTTGTATGATGTCGGATAAGAGGCCCAAGCTCGAGAGGGCACACAGTGCAGTAGAGAAAGAGAATGTGCCACTGTTGCAGCGGTCCAATAGCCTCCTGCGGCGCCAATACTCCCAACAGGAGCCGTCCAGCCGGAAGGAGCAGGAACATGAACTGACCGACGAGTACTATCGCACA GGTCACGACGATTACTACCGTGGCGGTCAGCTGGAAGGTGTTTCGCACAGGACCGGAACCGGCAACCAGTCGTCCAGGTCTTCACACCACCAGCCCCCGCTGCACCAGTTCGGTCCGGCCGCGGTGGACTGTAAACAGTCGCTTATGGGGGGCCGTGGCGGTCCCGGTGCCGTGCCAGTGCGCAAGCACAAAAGGCCCGGGAACACGATGCCCCCCGATCGGCTACATCAGCAGCAGCATCAACAGCACCAGCACCAGCACCAACGCATCAGTTTTTCCAGTTCTGAGGAGGAGGAGTTGAGATCCACGTCCGAGTGCACTAGCTGCGATGAGCACGAAAGCGAAAAAG CAATTTACCGCAAGATGGGTACCATTAATGGACTAAGGCGAAAGAAAACTGTGCGGTTCGATCACCGACATCATCAAACGACACAACAAACGTCCAAAGACTCCGGATTTGACACCGGCAGTTCGATATTCACGTCCAATGACGACCCAATATACCTCGGCGACATTAAG CAACCGATGTCGTGGCAACGGAGCCCCGATAACAAGTTCTTGATAGGTCACATGGTGCTTAACAAGTCTGTTTGGGAGACCCCGATCAGCCCGTCTTCCAGCGCGGCCGCCATGTTGGGCCTGAAAATCACCGGCGGCAAATTCCTATCGGCCACCGGAAGGAGATGTGCGATTATCGATCGCGTCCGGAAAGGCAGTACAGCTGACATGGAGGGAAATTTGAAACCGG GAGACGAGGTGTTGGAATGGAATGGTTGTTTATTGCAAGGAAAAACACAAAAAGAAGTCTCGGATATTATTTCAGAATCAAAACATTTGCCTCAAATCGAGCTCAAAGTGTCCAGGTCAATACTTCCGAGAAGAGCAAGTTATGGCACTCCAACTaaag CTAAAACGAGTTCAATGG gCTTATATGATTTGCGTAAAGATAAACCTTATGTAATGGTGACTTCGCCGGGTAGTCCTGAGCATTTGGCTTCAAATCCAGCCCGGGTCTTAAGGGCTTCCAAAAGTGTTAGTGGACCGAATAGTTTACATGTCGGAGGGAAGATAcag GTCAAATTAGGTTTTGACCCGCAATCATTAAAGTTGGTCGTAACTATAATGGCCGCTTCAAGTCTGGTACCGCGGTCTGATGGTTCACCAAGATCAGCATACGCCAAAGTATGTCTTTTACCGGATACAAGTGAGAAATCCAAACGAAGGACTAAAACGATAATGAATTCCACTGATCCTAAATGGAAtcaaaatttttcatttacaacTATGAGAAGGTCTGATTTGAAGTTTAAAGTTCTTCAAATTTCGTTGTGGGATTATGATAATAACCCTACAAATCAATTTCTTGGAGAGGTACTAATCGAATtgggaataaaaaaattagaaaatttggCTGAATGGTATCCATTAACTGCACATCAAGAAATAAct GGAGAAGGTGGTGTTTCAATAGGTGATTATGATATGGAATACTCAGGAGAACACTTGTCTCCACCATCTACATTATCTCGACAATCAGATTCAGATGCTTCGGATGTTGATGATTGTTGTAGTGGACGACGAGTTGGAGCAGATGGCGCGTCTATAAGTAGCCTTGGTAGTTCTATAAG CCCGCCGCCTGATTATGATCATTTGGATCGGAGAAAAAGTCGTAGGGATATGTCACCACTGCAAAAGTCATATGTGTATGGCactacaattgaaaaaaaatatggatatGAAGTcagtttaaaa caGCAGTCCGTTCCAATTCGACCTACTACAAGTGTTAGTCATAGATCGAGATCTGCTGCACCAACTGATTCTCCTAGTCAACATTCCAGATCACGTTCAAAAAGTCCAACTATGCTCTCCGATAGAAGAAGTTTATCTCCACCAGACTATAGGTATCCCGGAGGTGTTCAAAGCTATAGACAAGGTCCTTCAAGATTCTTAGCTAGGTCAGCAACAGCTACTCCTACATCCACGCCAAAAAAACGTCAACTTCCCCAAATTCCAGGAACTATGCCTTCTTCTTTAGATGAACGAATTCCATAT tattttgaTGACCAAACGTCATCGGTCCGAAGAAGAACGAGACAAATGCAACCTCGAAGAATTCAGAGTAGAACAGGAGGCCTTGGTAGATTACACCATTATGGTGGATTAAGTGATAGTGATATACCTATGCAACAACTTCGGTCTCTGACACCTCCACATGTTAGAGGATCAATGATGTCCAGAGGAGAAACTGGTGATACTTGTGATATTGATGATAGCGATAGTGTTATCAGCAGTGCTTTATCTACGCAATCTGAACAGCCCAGATCAACGATATTTTG TGATTATGGAGCGTCGCACAGTAGATCTGGATCACAACAATCTCCCGTCATGGCACCAACAACCGATAGCAAGAGGGCTCAATTTTCACGGAGCCTATCTAATGCTGATGTACAGACAGATAACATAACCG ATTCTGGTAGTTCAGGAAAACGAAGAGGCGATTCGTCTTCCTTAACAGAAAGTGCCGGTAAAAGCTCAGCTTCTGGGACCAACTCTTCCACTTCTGGTATGGGCAAAAAAAGTGCGTCAGCTTCTCAATTATCAGCAACCG GAAGGAGCTCGAAAGGGAAACGCGGTTCAGGTGGAGGAGGCGGTGGCGCCCAACCCAATTTTAAGCGGTCCCAAGAGGTGGCCCCGGGCAGACAAGCAAGCCTCACCAGTCTTTCTAGTGATTGTCCAAGCTC CGCCGGCCAGTCCACCGAGGGCGAAGTGACTACGTTTATTGGTAAACTTGGACCAGGACAAAAAGTTAGTCGACAAATATTGGGGACTCCATATCGAGGTGACGTTAAAATCGGATTCAATTTTTTCGTTAACTTTATGGAAGTCACTGTTTTTGAAGCCAAGGATCTAATTAATGTTAAAGAAACGAAAACAAAGCTTccag ataCATATGTTAAAGTATACCTCGTGAAAGGCAAAAAATGTGTGGAAAAACATCgtacaaaaacaattaaagaGAGCTTGCAACCTAAGTACATGGAAATgctcaaatttaaaagttcCCCTGCAGGTTGTTTAATCCAG gTGTCGGTGTGGGGTGATTACGGACGCGAAAAAGGAAGAAAAGTATTTATGGGAGTGGCCGTAATTTATATGGATAGCATCACTACGAGTCCCGGATCGTCATTGACGGAATGGTACAGGCTGTTCGGATCGTCGTCGTTG TGA